TGGAGCGCTACAAAGCGCGGGCGCGCGAATTCGCGCTGGGCAACGTACCCAAGGGTGCGGAGAAGATGGTCGTCAAGGATGTCCGCGTAGCGAAAGGATTGGTAACGCCCGACGATCCCGAGAAGGGTATATGGAAGCTGCTTCAACCGGATTGGTATGACCCCGTATTTGAGCCATATCCGTCGACACCTGCGCTACTCGACGTTGTGGAGGGGCTGATTGGGGAAGACATCAAGGCCTTTCTCACCATGATGATCTACAAGCCGCCGGGTTTGGAGTCCGACCATCCCTTCCATCAGGATGCATTCTACTTCGGATTCGGTCCGCACGATCTGATCCTGGGATCGTGGATTGCCCTCGACCCGACCGACGAAGAGAACGGTACAATGACCGTAATTCCAAGGACGCATACCTTGCCGTTGCTGAATC
The DNA window shown above is from Candidatus Hydrogenedentota bacterium and carries:
- a CDS encoding phytanoyl-CoA dioxygenase family protein, whose amino-acid sequence is MKLTEKQKQFYGKEGYLLVQGVLTPDEVERYKARAREFALGNVPKGAEKMVVKDVRVAKGLVTPDDPEKGIWKLLQPDWYDPVFEPYPSTPALLDVVEGLIGEDIKAFLTMMIYKPPGLESDHPFHQDAFYFGFGPHDLILGSWIALDPTDEENGTMTVIPRTHTLPLLNHDVPQGDAVNFGIFGAEGYAGPHPDEVPLRLQPGDAAFFHSKTLHRTGPNRSDRHRRVLTVHFASAKCHCDGDVLPQLKFRLVRGREYAGCI